The following are encoded in a window of Apis mellifera strain DH4 linkage group LG10, Amel_HAv3.1, whole genome shotgun sequence genomic DNA:
- the LOC100576572 gene encoding serine/threonine-protein kinase RIO1, protein MHEYNEEEEQFSETNETETKLKMCEGQPLFHCELSKNIHKLYISNNEKEEDDDNDNLDNDDFSWNEDLVQNRTKNIIKNIQTQNINVQNISDKITNYQPLDKLFRRYANKINIEKYEGPILPGHATNLLIANDKHVEKDRFRTKDKHDRATVEQVLDPRTRMILFKFLNQGIIAEINGCISTGKEANVYHAISKTGIEFAIKIYKTSILHFKDRDKYVTGEFRFRHGYCRHNPRKMVRTWAEKEFRNLIRLQQGDVNAPKPILLRSHVLLMDFIGTNGWPSIKLKDVVLTASKSRKLYRECIEIMWKLYNKCKLVHADLSEYNMLYHDGSIIIIDVSQAVEHDHPMALEFLRKDCTNITEFFKKNEVAVMTVKALFDFITDPTITEENMDKYLDTISEQITQQSDQCIDPEQQIEEQVFKEIYIPQNLSQVIDIERDIKLAKTGKKDLIYKTLVGLKSDLSKPIDTPEILSERSKKINNIEEKDNLSEKSNNSEDSEEEDIQNESKFVNSARPRHESPDSKKARKKAVKEQQAEKRKTKIKKHIKKRKEKVLKKK, encoded by the exons atgcATGAATATAATGAGGAAGAAGAACAATTCAGTGAAACTAATGAAACCGAgacaaa attaaaaatgtGTGAAGGACAACCATTATTTCATTGTGAACtatccaaaaatattcataaattatatatttcaaataatgaaaaagaggaagatgatgacaatgataatttagataatgaCGATTTTAGTTGGAATGAAGATCTTGTTCAAAatagaacaaaaaatattatcaaaaatattcaaacacaaaatattaatgtacaaaatatatctgataaaattactaattatcaaccattagataaattatttcgtcgtTATgctaacaaaattaatattgaaaaatatgaaggtCCTATTTTACCAGGACATGCAACAAATCTTCTTATTGCAAATGATAAGCATGTGGAAAAAGATAGGTTTAGAACAAAAGATAAACATGATCGTGCAACTGTTGAACAAGTTTTAGATCCTCGTACaagaatgatattatttaaatttttaaatcaggGTATAATTGCAGAAATTAATGGATGTATTTCAACTGGAAAAGAAGCTAATGTTTATCATGCAATATCAAAAACAGGAATagaatttgcaataaaaatatataaaacatcaattttacattttaaagatagagataaataTGTTACTGGAGAATTTCGTTTTCGTCATGGATATTGTCGTCATAATCCACGAAAGATGGTACGAACATGGGCAGAgaaagaatttagaaatttaatacgtCTTCAACAAGGAGATGTAAATGCTCCAAAACCAATTTTACTACGTAGTCATGTACTATTAATGGATTTCATAGGTACTAATGGTTGGccatcaataaaattaaaagatgttGTTTTAACTGCTTctaaatcaagaaaattatatagagaatgtattgaaataatgtggaaactatataataaatgtaaacttGTTCATGCTGATTTAAgtgaatataatatgttatatcatGATggatctattataataatagatgtaTCACAAGCAGTTGAACATGATCATCCTATGGCACTTGAATTTCTTAGAAAAGATTGTACAAATATAACtg aattttttaaaaaaaatgaagtagCTGTGATGACTGTTAAggcattatttgattttataacagATCCAACAATAACTGAAGAAAATATGGATAAGTATTTAGATACAATATCAGAGCAAATAACACAGCAAAGTGATCAATGTATTGATCCTGAACAGCAAATAGAAGAACaagtatttaaagaaatttatattccacAAAACTTAAGTCag gtGATTGATATTGAGCGTGATATTAAACTAGCAAAAactggaaaaaaagatttgatatataaaactcTTGTTGGTTTAAAGTCAGATTTATCTAAACCTATTGATACTCCTGAAATTCTTAGTGAaagatctaaaaaaataaataatatagaagaaaaagataatttatctgaaaaaagTAATAACTCTGAAGATagtgaagaagaagatatacAAAATGAATCAAAGTTTGTTAATTCAGCTCGACCTCGACATGAGAGTCCTGATAGTAAAaag gcACGAAAAAAAGCAGTAAAAGAACAACAggctgaaaaaagaaaaactaaaataaaaaagcatattaaaaaaaggaaagaaaaagtactaaaaaagaaataa